TCCGCAACCTGCCCAACTCGGCGGGCTACTCGGACAGCAAGGGCATCTTCGCGGCGCGCAAGGCGGTGATGCACTACACCCAGGAGCAGGGCGTGGCCGGCGTGACGCTGGACGACATCTACCTGGGCAACGGCGCCAGCGACCTGATCGTCATGGCCACCAACGCGCTGCTGGACGACGGCGACGAGCTGCTGGTGCCCGCGCCCGACTATCCGCTGTGGACGGCCGCGGCCAGCCTGTCGGGCGGCAAGCCGGTGCACTACCTGTGCGACGAGGACGATGGCTGGATGCCCAGCCTGCAGGACATCCGCGCCAAGATCACCCCGCGCACGCGCGGCATCGTGGTCATCAACCCCAACAACCCCACGGGCGCGCTGTATTCGGACGAGCTCCTCAAGGGCATCGTGCAGATCGCCCGCGAGCACGAGCTGGTGCTCTTTGCCGACGAGGTGTACGACAAGGTGCTGTACGACGGCGTGCGGCACACGCCCCTGGCCAGCCTGTCCACCGACGTGCTGACGCTCACTTTCAATTCGCTGTCCAAGGCCTACCGTTCGTGCGGCTACCGGGCCGGCTGGATGGTGATCTCGGGCGACAAGGCCGCCGCGCGCGACTATGTCGAGGGCATCAACATGCTGGCCAACATCAAGCTGGGCTCCAACGTGCCGGGCCAGTGGGCCATCCAGACCGCTTTAGGCGGCTACCAGAGCATCAACGACCTGGTGAAGCCTGGTGGGCGCCTGTGCCGCCAGCGCGACCTGGCCTACGAGCTGATCACCGCCATCCCCGGCGTGACCTGCGTGAAGCCCCGCGCGGCGCTGTACATGTTCCCGCGGCTGGACCCGGACATGTACCCCATCAAGGACGACCGCCAGTTCTTCATGGAAGTGCTGCGCGCCACGCGTGTGATGCTGGTGCAGGGCTCGGGCTTCAACTACCCGGACCACCAGCATTTCCGCATCGTCTTCCTGCCGCACGAGGACGACCTGCGCGAGGCGGTCCAGCGCCTGGCAGGTTTTCTGGCGCAGTACCGCCAGCGCCACGCCAGGGCCGCCGCCGCAGCCTGATCGGTTTGCTCATCTTTTAATAGCTGCCCGCGCATGGCTGGCGGGCGCTAGAGCCACTTTTGACTACTATTTAAATTTCCATGAAACCGATACAAGTAGGCCTGCTGGGCATTGGCACCGTGGGCAGCGGCGTGTTCAACGTGCTGGCGCGCAACCAAGACGAGATCCGCCGCCGCGCCGGGCGCGGCATCCAGATCAGCATGGTGGCCGACCTGGACGCCGCGCGTGCCCGCTCCATCGTGGGCGAGAACGCCCGCGTGGTGGGCGATGCGCGCGAAGTGATCGCCAACCCGGACATCGACGTGGTGGTCGAGCTGATCGGCGGCTACGGCATCGCCAAGGCACTGGTGCTGGAGGCGATTGCCGCCGGCAAGCATGTGGTGACGGCCAACAAGGCGCTGTTGGCCGTGCACGGCACGGAGATCTTCCAGGCGGCTGCCGAGCGCGGCGTGATCGTCGCCTTCGAGGCCGCGGTGGCCGGCGGCATCCCCATCATCAAGGCGCTGCGCGAGGGCCTGACGGCCAACCAGATCCAGTGGGTGGCCGGCATCATCAACGGCACCACCAATTTCATCCTGTCGGAGATGCGCGACAAGGGCCTGGATTTCGACGTGGTGCTGAAAGAGGCGCAGCGCCTGGGCTACGCCGAGGCCGACCCGACCTTTGACATCGAAGGCGTGGACGCGGCGCACAAGGCCACCATCATGAGCGCCATCGCCTTCGGCATCCCGGTGCAGTTCGACAAGGCCTACGTCGAGGGCATCACGAAGCTGGCAGCGGCCGACATCCGCTACGCCGAGCAGCTGGGCTACCGCATCAAGCTCTTGGGCATCACCAAGCGCACGGACAAGGGCGTGGAGCTGCGCGTGCACCCCAGCCTGGTGCCGGCCAAGCGCCTGATCGCCAACGTCGAGGGCGCCATGAACGCCGTGCTGGTGCAGGGCGACGCCGTGGGCGCCACGCTGTACTACGGCAAGGGCGCCGGCGCCGAGCCCACGGCCAGCGCCGTGATCGCCGACCTGGTGGACATCGCCCGCTTGGGGGGCGCCGACCCCACGCACCGCGTGCCGCCGCTGGCCTTCCAGAGCCACACTCTGGGCGAGGCCGGCCGCGATCTGCCCGTGCTGCCCATGGCCGAGGTGGTCACCAGCTACTACCTGCGCATCCGCGTGGCCGACGAGGCCGGCGTGCTGGCCAAGATCACCGGCATCCTGGCCGATGCCGGCATCAGCATCGACGCCGTGCTGCAGCGCGAGGCCGATGAGGTGGGCGGCGAGGGCTCCACCCAGACCGACCTGATCATCCTTACCCACGACACGCGCGAGGGCGACATGGACGCCGCGCTGGCGCAGATCCAGCCCCTGCCCACGGTGCTGGCACCCATCACGCGCATCCGCAAGGAAGAACTGAACTGACGCACTAAAATGGCCAGATTGGCTTGAATTCTGGCCATTTCACAGCGCAGGAGGCCGCCATGTCCGCACTCTGGCAAGTACAGGAAGCCAAGAACCGCTTCAGCGAGCTGATCGAGCGCGCCGTCAACGAAGGCCCGCAGACCGTCACGCGCCACGGCAAGCCCGTGGTGCGGGTAGTGGCGGTAGGGGGCGAGGGGCTTGCCGCGCCTGGCAAGGACGATGGCTTTGTCGAGTTCTTGCTGAGCATGCCCCGGGTGGAAGGCTTTGCCGAATTGATCGGTGAGCGCAGCAGCGTCAAGCAGCTGGACCCCCTGGGTGAATGAGCGCCATGAGCTGCCTGCTGGACACCTGCGTCCTGTCGGAATTGAGCAAGCCTGCACCCCATGCGCTGGTGCAGCGCTGGCTGCGCGAGCAGTTGGGCGGATGTGTGCTGAGTGCGGTGACGATCGGTGAAATCCAGTTCGGCATCGAGCGCATGGCGCTCGGCTCCCGGCGCAACCAGCTGCAGCTCTGGTTCGATCAGCTCTGCCGGGGGTTCGAGGGGAAAATCCTGCCGACCGACGAAACCACATGGCGCATCTGGAGCCGCCTGCGCGCCTCGTGCCACGCCATGGGCCGCCCGCAAGCCGACCTGGACCTGCTGATCGCCGCCACCGCAACGGCACACCGTCTGCCCCTGGTTACCCGCAACATCCGCCATTTCCAGGACACGGGGCTGCGCCTCGTCAACCCCTGGGAGGCCCCCGCTTCTTGAGAAACCCCATGCACTACCTCTCCACCCGCGGCGACGCGACGCCGCGCAAATTCTGCGACATCCTGCTGGCCGGCCTGGCGCCCGATGGCGGCCTGTACCTGCCCGAACAGTATCCGCAGATCGGCGCCGCCCGCCTGGCCGAGCTGCGCGCCATCTACCGCACCCAAGGCTACGCCGCGCTGGCGTTCGAGATCCTGTCCCTGTACATCGACGACATCCCCGCCGCCGACCTGCGCGCGCTGTGCGAGAAGACGTACACGCCCGAGGTTTTCGGCTCGCGCGAGATCGTGCCGCTGCGCCGCCTGGAGGACGGGCTGTGGATCGAGGCGCTGTCCAACGGCCCCACGCTGGCCTTCAAGGACATGGCCATGCAGCTCTTGGGCAACCTGTTCGAGTACGAGCTGGCGCGGCGCGGCGAAGAGCTGAACATCCTGGGCGCCACCAGCGGCGACACCGGCAGCGCGGCCGAGTACGCCATGAAGGGCAAGCAGGGCGTGCGCGTCTTCATGACCAGCCCGCACGGGCGCATGAGCCCCTTTCAGCAGGCGCAGATGTTCTCGCTGCAGGACGAGAACATCCACAACATCGCCATCGAAGGCGTGTTCGATGACTGCCAGGACATCGTCAAGGCGGTTTCCAATGACCACGCCTTCAAGGCGAAGTACCGCATCGGCACCGTCAACTCCATCAACTGGGCGCGCCTGCTGGCCCAGGTGGTGTACTACTTCGCCGGCTACTTCCAGGCGACAGAGCTGGCCCCCACGCTCCCCGCTGCGCAGGGTTCGCTGCCCCCCGAGGGGGCTGGTTCGCCTTGGGGCGGCCCAGCGGCAAACCGCGACAGCCAGAAGGTCAGCTTCACCGTGCCCAGCGGCAACTTCGGCAACGTCTGCGCCGGCCATGTGGC
The DNA window shown above is from Pulveribacter suum and carries:
- a CDS encoding homoserine dehydrogenase translates to MKPIQVGLLGIGTVGSGVFNVLARNQDEIRRRAGRGIQISMVADLDAARARSIVGENARVVGDAREVIANPDIDVVVELIGGYGIAKALVLEAIAAGKHVVTANKALLAVHGTEIFQAAAERGVIVAFEAAVAGGIPIIKALREGLTANQIQWVAGIINGTTNFILSEMRDKGLDFDVVLKEAQRLGYAEADPTFDIEGVDAAHKATIMSAIAFGIPVQFDKAYVEGITKLAAADIRYAEQLGYRIKLLGITKRTDKGVELRVHPSLVPAKRLIANVEGAMNAVLVQGDAVGATLYYGKGAGAEPTASAVIADLVDIARLGGADPTHRVPPLAFQSHTLGEAGRDLPVLPMAEVVTSYYLRIRVADEAGVLAKITGILADAGISIDAVLQREADEVGGEGSTQTDLIILTHDTREGDMDAALAQIQPLPTVLAPITRIRKEELN
- a CDS encoding type II toxin-antitoxin system VapC family toxin, which gives rise to MSAMSCLLDTCVLSELSKPAPHALVQRWLREQLGGCVLSAVTIGEIQFGIERMALGSRRNQLQLWFDQLCRGFEGKILPTDETTWRIWSRLRASCHAMGRPQADLDLLIAATATAHRLPLVTRNIRHFQDTGLRLVNPWEAPAS
- a CDS encoding type II toxin-antitoxin system Phd/YefM family antitoxin, with translation MSALWQVQEAKNRFSELIERAVNEGPQTVTRHGKPVVRVVAVGGEGLAAPGKDDGFVEFLLSMPRVEGFAELIGERSSVKQLDPLGE
- a CDS encoding threonine synthase; amino-acid sequence: MHYLSTRGDATPRKFCDILLAGLAPDGGLYLPEQYPQIGAARLAELRAIYRTQGYAALAFEILSLYIDDIPAADLRALCEKTYTPEVFGSREIVPLRRLEDGLWIEALSNGPTLAFKDMAMQLLGNLFEYELARRGEELNILGATSGDTGSAAEYAMKGKQGVRVFMTSPHGRMSPFQQAQMFSLQDENIHNIAIEGVFDDCQDIVKAVSNDHAFKAKYRIGTVNSINWARLLAQVVYYFAGYFQATELAPTLPAAQGSLPPEGAGSPWGGPAANRDSQKVSFTVPSGNFGNVCAGHVARQMGLPIARLVVATNENDVLDEFFRTGIYQVRGPQHTYETSSPSMDISKASNFERFVFDLTGRDGAATRALFEGVAQGGRFDLSGDARFADIAARFGFVSGKSTHADRLATIRDTWERFGTMIDTHTADGVKVARQQRGDAAVPMIVLETALPIKFEATIVEALGRTPERPARFDGIEQLPKRVTVLPADAERVKAYIAAHCG
- a CDS encoding pyridoxal phosphate-dependent aminotransferase; translated protein: MKPIKKSAKLNNVLYDVRGPIVDAARQMEDEGQKIIKLNIGNLAPFGFDAPEEIQQDMIRNLPNSAGYSDSKGIFAARKAVMHYTQEQGVAGVTLDDIYLGNGASDLIVMATNALLDDGDELLVPAPDYPLWTAAASLSGGKPVHYLCDEDDGWMPSLQDIRAKITPRTRGIVVINPNNPTGALYSDELLKGIVQIAREHELVLFADEVYDKVLYDGVRHTPLASLSTDVLTLTFNSLSKAYRSCGYRAGWMVISGDKAAARDYVEGINMLANIKLGSNVPGQWAIQTALGGYQSINDLVKPGGRLCRQRDLAYELITAIPGVTCVKPRAALYMFPRLDPDMYPIKDDRQFFMEVLRATRVMLVQGSGFNYPDHQHFRIVFLPHEDDLREAVQRLAGFLAQYRQRHARAAAAA